The following coding sequences are from one Halobacteriovorax sp. JY17 window:
- a CDS encoding toprim domain-containing protein — translation MSKSIEAVKRKGKAKEAAIESKDQRWHCRNRITLVFGSNDVEELETYTYDDGKLNFKTVDFHQAKSKAIEEILDNCIDEYYRGHVTEIHCELSADGKNVMVEDNGIGFPVEKVPQVYSEFRTGSKFKDEETDEKGFLHRTLGQNGLGAAATCLTSDEFKVRVRHYNSKKEQTYTFIDGALKVKKSKPKPFKGHSGVKIELTLSKEVYKNAIIDEELLRKRVIDLAYNNPGLTFYFNKEKYIYKKGLLELAQRIDPATAQEFGSTAYIYESKNTKGKKVKGKIDLSVALNIEPRSEERERFISFVNSTPTFDGGFHHDRVRRLYVNAIKEKLARNAKKEKLTLVDNDILSGITFTIGVTMPNPRFESQTKRKLVRDTHLEKGIEDLMSKNFDKFLRKNKDYLEAVMERAKSRNRYQELKDASKIARKQKKQRVEKLLDANERKKRDLCTLFICEGDSAIGGLRSARDKLYQGGIALKGKPMNVAQAAISDILNNQEFSDIMASIGLVIGVEAEISNLRYSKIVFLADSDVDGGHINTLLTNFFFQFWPELFDQEVICIAKAPLFEVITDKGTKYIETPDELEDFREVTKLKIKEIQRNKGLGEMSPEAWKHVLSRDSFTVISADSVSKAKEMLNVCFGKDTSLRKELLMDGASASKGESVSVSSSGSTKKAPAKKKAKAAKKATAKKAKKKTTTSSGKKKK, via the coding sequence ATGAGTAAGAGCATTGAAGCTGTAAAAAGAAAAGGTAAGGCCAAGGAAGCTGCAATCGAGAGTAAAGACCAGAGGTGGCACTGTAGAAACAGAATTACCTTAGTTTTTGGGTCAAACGATGTAGAAGAATTAGAAACTTACACTTACGATGACGGTAAGCTTAATTTTAAAACAGTTGATTTTCATCAGGCTAAAAGTAAGGCCATTGAAGAAATATTAGATAATTGTATTGATGAATACTATAGAGGCCATGTCACAGAGATTCACTGTGAGTTATCAGCTGACGGTAAGAATGTTATGGTTGAGGATAACGGTATCGGCTTTCCAGTAGAGAAAGTTCCTCAGGTTTATAGCGAGTTTAGAACAGGTTCTAAATTCAAAGATGAAGAGACGGATGAGAAAGGATTCTTACATAGAACTCTTGGGCAGAACGGGCTTGGAGCCGCTGCAACTTGTTTAACAAGTGATGAGTTTAAGGTTCGTGTCAGGCACTATAATTCTAAGAAAGAGCAGACCTATACTTTTATCGACGGTGCTCTAAAAGTTAAGAAGTCAAAGCCAAAGCCTTTTAAAGGGCATTCTGGCGTTAAGATTGAGCTAACTCTTTCAAAAGAAGTTTATAAGAATGCAATTATAGATGAAGAACTTTTAAGAAAGAGAGTTATTGATTTAGCTTATAATAACCCAGGTCTAACATTCTACTTTAATAAAGAAAAATACATTTATAAGAAGGGACTTCTAGAGCTAGCACAAAGGATAGATCCTGCTACTGCTCAAGAGTTTGGTTCTACGGCCTATATTTATGAGTCTAAAAATACAAAGGGCAAGAAAGTAAAAGGTAAAATCGATTTATCTGTTGCTTTAAATATCGAACCTCGCTCAGAAGAAAGAGAGAGATTTATCTCTTTTGTTAATTCAACTCCTACTTTTGATGGGGGCTTTCATCACGATAGAGTAAGACGTCTCTATGTGAATGCCATAAAAGAAAAGCTTGCCAGAAATGCTAAGAAAGAAAAGTTAACTTTAGTTGATAATGATATTTTATCAGGGATAACTTTTACTATTGGTGTAACAATGCCAAATCCTAGATTTGAGTCACAAACAAAGAGAAAGCTTGTTCGTGATACTCATTTAGAAAAAGGTATTGAAGACTTAATGAGTAAGAACTTTGATAAATTTCTTAGAAAGAATAAAGACTATTTAGAAGCAGTGATGGAGAGAGCAAAATCTAGAAATAGATATCAAGAACTCAAAGACGCTTCTAAGATTGCTCGTAAGCAGAAAAAGCAAAGAGTTGAAAAATTACTTGATGCTAACGAAAGAAAGAAACGTGATCTTTGTACACTATTTATCTGCGAAGGGGATTCTGCCATTGGTGGACTTCGTTCAGCTAGAGATAAATTATATCAAGGTGGAATTGCCCTAAAAGGTAAGCCAATGAACGTTGCTCAAGCGGCGATTTCTGATATTTTAAATAATCAGGAATTTTCAGATATTATGGCGTCAATTGGTTTAGTCATAGGAGTTGAAGCTGAAATTTCAAATCTAAGATATTCAAAAATTGTTTTTCTTGCCGACTCTGATGTTGATGGTGGGCATATTAATACTCTTCTTACAAATTTCTTCTTCCAGTTTTGGCCAGAGCTATTTGATCAGGAAGTTATTTGTATTGCAAAAGCTCCACTCTTTGAGGTTATTACTGATAAGGGGACAAAGTACATCGAAACTCCTGATGAGTTAGAGGACTTTAGAGAGGTCACAAAGCTTAAAATTAAAGAGATTCAAAGAAATAAGGGATTAGGGGAAATGTCTCCAGAGGCATGGAAGCATGTTCTTTCTAGGGATTCTTTTACGGTAATCTCTGCAGACTCTGTTTCTAAGGCAAAAGAAATGTTAAATGTTTGCTTTGGCAAAGATACATCACTTAGAAAAGAGCTTCTAATGGACGGAGCATCTGCCTCAAAAGGTGAGAGTGTTTCTGTTTCTTCTTCGGGCTCTACTAAAAAAGCTCCGGCTAAGAAGAAAGCGAAAGCTGCGAAGAAGGCTACTGCTAAGAAAGCAAAAAAGAAAACGACTACTTCTTCTGGTAAGAAGAAGAAATAA
- a CDS encoding DNA gyrase subunit A yields MEETYLHSMASIPLEDIVREEYRTYQIYTLMDRAIPYLKDGLKPGQRRILFTLWKNQSKGLMKVSSATGLVLTLHPHGPASVESAIVNMAQDYTFSNNYPLIDKKGYFGERMETSPAASRYIECKLGRISQILLFDDMDQVEMIPNYDEKVMEPLNLLPKLPLMLLNGAEGIGTGFSSVIPSFGHKEIISSMISFLESGKAKKLKPFNNGYTLPIERDQRGRLIFNMGFEEIDGTIYITELPRGYDAQKIYKYLTKFMDADFIKDFVDSSVDNDVKIELMFKRGAEKTLKEVEKEMGTASTQVPNYTLISERGVRIFDKPEEIIEIFSGQRLAVVKRRYELRCEGLRDKIQQNNEIIKFIKKKEYEVATKSKNRKTFVDYLGSKKYVYNDYLADMPIYRMTKEEVAKRALMIKEDTKLLADYSKIAKSDKLIKKKLIEELTEVGDQLTAWLKAKDRERLELRKKIEKKSAKKVTKKKAVKRK; encoded by the coding sequence ATGGAAGAAACATATCTACATTCAATGGCCAGTATTCCTCTTGAGGACATTGTAAGAGAGGAATATAGAACTTATCAGATCTATACGTTAATGGACCGAGCAATTCCATATTTAAAAGATGGATTAAAGCCTGGCCAGAGAAGAATTCTCTTCACTCTTTGGAAGAATCAATCAAAGGGTTTGATGAAAGTTTCATCGGCAACAGGCTTAGTTCTTACGCTTCACCCTCACGGACCAGCTTCTGTTGAGTCTGCCATTGTAAATATGGCGCAGGATTATACATTTTCTAATAATTATCCATTAATCGATAAGAAGGGTTACTTCGGAGAGAGAATGGAAACTTCTCCGGCAGCTTCAAGGTATATTGAATGTAAGCTTGGAAGAATTTCTCAAATACTCTTATTCGATGATATGGACCAAGTTGAGATGATTCCTAACTACGATGAAAAAGTTATGGAGCCTCTTAACCTCTTACCAAAACTTCCTCTTATGCTACTTAATGGTGCAGAAGGGATTGGAACAGGTTTCTCGTCAGTCATTCCAAGTTTTGGACATAAAGAAATTATAAGTTCAATGATTAGTTTTCTTGAATCTGGAAAGGCGAAGAAGTTAAAGCCATTTAATAATGGCTACACTCTTCCAATTGAAAGAGATCAAAGAGGAAGACTTATTTTCAATATGGGCTTTGAAGAAATTGATGGGACAATCTATATCACGGAACTTCCTCGTGGTTATGATGCTCAAAAAATTTACAAGTATCTTACAAAGTTTATGGATGCAGACTTCATAAAAGACTTTGTGGACTCTTCTGTTGATAACGACGTTAAAATTGAATTGATGTTTAAAAGAGGTGCCGAAAAGACTTTGAAAGAAGTTGAAAAAGAAATGGGCACAGCTTCAACTCAAGTTCCAAACTATACTCTTATCTCTGAGAGAGGGGTTAGAATTTTTGATAAGCCAGAAGAAATTATTGAAATCTTCTCTGGCCAAAGACTTGCTGTTGTTAAGAGAAGATATGAACTTCGCTGTGAAGGTTTAAGAGATAAAATTCAACAGAATAATGAAATCATAAAATTCATTAAGAAGAAAGAGTACGAAGTTGCTACAAAGTCGAAGAATAGAAAGACATTCGTAGACTACCTTGGATCTAAGAAATATGTTTATAACGACTACCTTGCTGATATGCCAATTTACAGAATGACGAAAGAGGAAGTCGCTAAGCGCGCGCTTATGATTAAAGAAGATACAAAACTTCTAGCGGATTATTCAAAGATTGCTAAGTCGGATAAATTGATCAAGAAGAAGTTAATTGAAGAACTTACGGAGGTGGGTGATCAACTAACAGCTTGGTTAAAAGCAAAAGACAGAGAACGTCTTGAACTTAGAAAGAAAATAGAGAAGAAATCTGCTAAGAAAGTAACGAAGAAGAAAGCTGTAAAAAGAAAATAA
- a CDS encoding integration host factor subunit alpha, whose amino-acid sequence MSLTKADIVERVYKEAGFSKKEAADLVDLVFKVIKDTLARGEKVKISGFGNFSIRDKATRVGRNPQTGSAMEISARRVLTFKPSQVLKEDVTARFSHRLDDKGKEDTSLPAKEGSSRALSSFMNNTEDIDGDDLDFD is encoded by the coding sequence ATGAGTCTTACTAAAGCCGACATTGTTGAGCGTGTTTACAAAGAAGCGGGATTTTCCAAGAAGGAAGCTGCGGACCTAGTTGATCTTGTTTTCAAGGTCATTAAAGACACTCTAGCGAGAGGCGAAAAAGTTAAGATTTCTGGATTCGGAAATTTTTCAATTAGAGACAAGGCAACGAGAGTAGGTCGTAACCCTCAGACAGGAAGTGCCATGGAGATCTCTGCAAGACGTGTTCTTACTTTTAAACCTTCACAGGTTTTAAAAGAAGACGTTACAGCAAGATTTTCACACAGACTGGATGACAAAGGGAAAGAAGATACATCTCTTCCTGCAAAGGAAGGATCTTCTAGAGCGCTTAGTTCGTTTATGAATAATACTGAGGACATCGATGGCGATGACCTTGATTTTGATTAG
- a CDS encoding MerR family transcriptional regulator, whose amino-acid sequence MSNQIEIPNKSHFKLNEVCSLTGVKPYVLRFWESEFDHISPVLSSSGQKLFEHKDIEAIAFIKKLLFEDKMSIEQARAELDLKLISTETEVLIETEDHSVEKVSRERFTRNLSDSDIQKLVMAKAKLSSLISSVDSIKQRNNWH is encoded by the coding sequence ATGAGCAACCAGATCGAGATTCCAAATAAGTCACACTTTAAATTAAATGAAGTGTGCTCTTTAACAGGCGTTAAGCCGTATGTTCTAAGATTTTGGGAAAGTGAGTTTGATCATATCTCTCCAGTGTTATCATCATCAGGTCAGAAGCTTTTTGAACACAAAGACATAGAGGCAATAGCCTTTATCAAAAAGCTTCTCTTTGAAGACAAGATGAGTATCGAACAGGCAAGAGCTGAGTTAGACCTTAAGTTAATTTCAACTGAGACTGAAGTTCTTATTGAAACTGAAGACCATTCAGTTGAGAAAGTTTCAAGAGAGAGATTCACAAGAAACTTATCTGATTCAGATATTCAAAAGCTTGTAATGGCCAAGGCAAAATTAAGTTCGCTTATTTCATCTGTTGATTCTATTAAGCAAAGAAATAATTGGCACTAA
- a CDS encoding polyprenyl synthetase family protein, with the protein MNIEQIVRNIESHLELVIPKHPFAEVYRYGVLPPGKAFRPQLVAALYADFSNDREDLSFLDNPKNSINYLASAVELHHAYTLLHDDLPSMDNDDERRGKASTHIKFNEWKALLAGDGLQTASFALLSKFEGEALPVMLKFFSWALGPKGLIQGQYLDLSEEMTKGIDELILTHQYKTARLIQTSILLGFWANENKLSRSESYRISKELFRLGHCVGIVFQLLDDLTELVDEVLTEHELAVNPWLTENSNKCLLEIISDLEKIDSIIEKEQLIQTKRVLSNYFQKIENLLTEGEGNITKHSKVDLVPIISLLNRINR; encoded by the coding sequence ATGAATATTGAACAAATCGTTAGAAATATTGAAAGTCATTTGGAATTAGTTATTCCAAAACACCCTTTTGCAGAAGTTTATCGCTACGGTGTCCTCCCTCCAGGAAAAGCATTCAGACCGCAGTTAGTGGCAGCACTCTACGCTGACTTTTCAAATGATAGAGAAGATTTAAGTTTTCTAGATAATCCAAAGAATTCAATTAACTACTTAGCTTCGGCGGTTGAGCTTCATCACGCCTACACTCTCCTACACGACGACCTCCCCTCAATGGATAACGACGATGAAAGAAGAGGAAAGGCCAGCACTCATATTAAATTTAACGAATGGAAGGCGCTACTAGCAGGTGATGGCCTACAGACAGCTTCATTTGCCCTTCTCTCAAAGTTTGAGGGAGAAGCCCTACCCGTAATGCTAAAATTCTTTAGCTGGGCCCTAGGACCTAAAGGACTTATCCAAGGACAATATCTTGATTTAAGTGAAGAGATGACAAAAGGAATTGATGAATTGATTCTCACTCATCAATATAAGACGGCTAGACTCATTCAGACATCTATCCTTCTAGGATTTTGGGCCAATGAAAATAAACTTTCAAGAAGTGAATCTTACCGAATCTCAAAAGAACTCTTTCGACTAGGCCACTGCGTAGGAATTGTTTTTCAACTCTTAGATGATCTTACTGAACTTGTCGACGAGGTACTCACAGAGCATGAACTGGCTGTTAATCCATGGCTCACTGAAAATTCAAATAAATGCCTTCTTGAAATTATAAGTGATTTAGAAAAAATTGATTCGATAATTGAAAAAGAGCAATTGATTCAGACCAAGAGAGTTCTATCAAATTATTTTCAGAAGATTGAAAACCTTCTCACAGAAGGAGAAGGTAATATTACGAAACACTCTAAGGTAGATTTAGTGCCAATTATTTCTTTGCTTAATAGAATCAACAGATGA
- the pilM gene encoding pilus assembly protein PilM: MNILAIDLGSYSVKFYECRLERKQLKYLGHREVVLSKIRSQFSPETTTNEIHNEIIRSYLRQSQFEGKIIYQIQDNFTSSRYLELPVNNRKKAEQMIPFQLEENIPYSLKDIHYTSTLIKNGENFSALVSITQLDYFDNYYSYLEETGTLPAILTTEMGVIQSFIDQKPYSGSFCVVDIGHETTKAYFIHNKEVISSHLTHLGGKALDDIISGTYQIPVDEAVIYKHENCYFLTEEQLDDVTEEQREFAKLMHQAIMPLVLDLKRWELGYRVKFGNPIDHIYITGGSSNINNIENFLTSELNLKVKKFSPPKMEGIKEQEKPQYLLSYMMAAAQRSSTTMPNFLTGKYTSGFSDTISLHSVSFILSRAVMILVVLSAFMMIDRVFFLNSQNSDLDSRISKVLKVDSLEIARRDQRKYKREPESILKIMQKKNRMVKQEVKTIMSATEVNATNALIQLSEYISRNELVNMEFYENKNGSVRVIFSSKEPKELEVLQSHLKLGPFEKLEVNYKENATNMTISFLDN; encoded by the coding sequence ATGAATATACTCGCAATTGATTTAGGTAGTTACTCGGTAAAATTCTATGAATGCCGACTCGAAAGAAAACAACTCAAATACTTGGGCCACCGAGAAGTTGTTCTCTCAAAAATTCGCTCACAGTTCTCACCAGAAACAACGACTAATGAAATTCACAATGAAATCATTAGAAGTTATTTAAGACAGAGCCAATTTGAAGGTAAAATTATTTATCAAATCCAAGATAATTTCACGAGTTCAAGATATTTAGAGCTACCGGTAAATAATAGAAAGAAAGCTGAACAAATGATTCCTTTTCAGCTTGAAGAAAATATTCCCTATTCATTAAAAGATATTCACTACACCTCTACTCTAATAAAGAATGGAGAGAATTTCTCAGCTCTCGTAAGTATTACTCAGCTAGATTACTTTGATAATTACTATAGCTATCTAGAAGAAACGGGAACACTTCCGGCCATCTTAACGACAGAGATGGGAGTAATTCAAAGTTTTATAGATCAAAAGCCTTATTCAGGCTCTTTCTGCGTTGTTGATATTGGACATGAAACAACTAAGGCCTACTTCATACATAATAAAGAAGTGATCTCTTCTCACCTAACTCACTTAGGTGGTAAAGCGCTTGATGATATTATCTCTGGAACTTATCAAATCCCAGTCGATGAAGCCGTCATATATAAGCATGAAAATTGCTACTTCTTAACAGAAGAGCAACTTGATGATGTAACAGAAGAGCAACGAGAGTTTGCGAAACTTATGCATCAAGCGATTATGCCTCTTGTGCTAGACTTAAAGCGCTGGGAGCTTGGATATAGAGTAAAATTTGGAAATCCAATCGATCATATCTATATCACTGGTGGTAGTTCTAATATCAACAATATTGAAAACTTTCTAACCTCTGAACTCAATCTTAAAGTGAAAAAGTTTAGCCCTCCAAAGATGGAAGGAATAAAAGAACAAGAAAAGCCTCAATACCTCCTCTCCTATATGATGGCAGCTGCGCAGAGGTCTTCCACCACTATGCCTAACTTTTTAACTGGCAAGTATACGAGTGGATTCTCTGATACGATCTCTCTTCACTCTGTTTCATTTATTCTATCGAGAGCTGTAATGATACTTGTTGTTCTCTCGGCATTTATGATGATTGATAGAGTCTTCTTCTTAAACTCTCAAAATAGTGACTTAGATAGTAGAATATCCAAAGTTTTGAAAGTTGATAGTTTAGAAATTGCAAGACGTGATCAAAGAAAATACAAGCGAGAGCCTGAAAGTATTCTAAAAATCATGCAAAAAAAGAACCGCATGGTAAAGCAAGAAGTTAAGACGATTATGTCCGCAACAGAAGTTAATGCAACAAATGCTCTTATTCAATTAAGTGAATATATTTCAAGAAATGAATTAGTGAATATGGAATTTTACGAAAATAAGAATGGTAGTGTTCGAGTAATCTTCAGCTCAAAAGAGCCAAAAGAACTTGAAGTCTTACAATCGCACTTAAAGCTTGGGCCATTTGAAAAGCTTGAAGTAAATTACAAAGAAAACGCAACTAATATGACTATAAGTTTTTTGGATAATTAA
- a CDS encoding type II secretion system protein GspK: protein MSRKVLNNDSGMAIMMVMSVIAIMAFLLADFTFESKVNKIKVYNQQDKLQARLNAEAGLNFALAKLKLYQEGRNLIEKNKQLKELIQPSVIESVVTMEFIYPIPLPAKSDVQQRSALEEFEKNNLIKGRMGVTINSVSGFLNPNNLRISKPKPEGQEDRFDDQENTDEKEVKPEVFIEQKLVETLKQALDSEKESNPDYDIIYGNVDPELLIKELKFYVNDLKNFNDSERAEIEANYLAADITPKHAPLTSIDELYLLLGWSDKIIELIKDKLTVHEVSIIAVNELTTDQLKILFPDITDFQLEQFFKHRDGDEELQIEAQEFKSEKEFKDLVVGKLAIVDDSTYEKRKKELEQAGLKIAVAGKLYKVVSKGFFGRAEYSITAFVDLPIKPTPEVKKDPKKEAQKKKAEDEEFSEEDPDNPAIDQREDPKEDDKKKEEVPLELLSPRVIEIRLQ from the coding sequence ATGAGCAGAAAAGTTCTAAACAACGATTCTGGAATGGCGATTATGATGGTAATGTCTGTCATTGCAATCATGGCCTTCCTACTGGCCGACTTCACTTTTGAATCTAAGGTTAATAAAATCAAAGTTTACAACCAACAAGATAAACTTCAAGCAAGGCTCAATGCTGAAGCTGGATTAAACTTTGCTCTCGCCAAATTAAAGCTCTATCAAGAAGGTAGAAATTTAATAGAAAAGAATAAGCAGTTAAAAGAGCTTATACAACCCTCCGTTATAGAGTCTGTTGTTACAATGGAGTTCATCTACCCCATCCCTCTTCCCGCCAAATCTGATGTTCAACAAAGATCTGCACTAGAAGAGTTTGAAAAGAATAATCTTATAAAAGGAAGAATGGGAGTTACTATAAACTCCGTCTCAGGTTTTTTAAATCCAAATAACTTACGAATTTCAAAACCAAAGCCCGAAGGTCAAGAAGATCGATTTGACGATCAAGAAAATACGGATGAGAAAGAGGTCAAGCCAGAAGTTTTCATCGAGCAAAAACTAGTTGAGACATTGAAGCAGGCCCTTGATTCAGAAAAAGAGTCTAATCCTGACTACGATATTATTTACGGAAACGTTGACCCTGAACTTCTTATTAAAGAGCTTAAATTCTATGTAAACGATCTAAAGAACTTTAATGATTCAGAGAGAGCAGAAATTGAGGCCAATTATCTAGCAGCGGACATCACTCCCAAACATGCCCCACTAACTTCAATAGACGAACTCTACTTACTTCTAGGTTGGAGTGATAAAATTATTGAACTTATAAAAGACAAACTCACTGTTCACGAAGTCAGCATTATTGCTGTAAACGAGTTAACCACTGATCAATTAAAAATACTCTTCCCAGATATAACCGACTTTCAACTGGAGCAATTCTTCAAACATAGAGATGGAGATGAAGAACTTCAAATTGAAGCGCAAGAATTTAAATCAGAAAAAGAATTTAAAGACTTAGTCGTCGGGAAATTGGCAATAGTTGATGATTCTACTTATGAAAAGAGAAAGAAAGAACTTGAACAGGCCGGTCTGAAGATTGCGGTCGCCGGAAAACTTTATAAAGTAGTTTCAAAAGGCTTCTTTGGTAGAGCAGAATACAGTATTACAGCTTTTGTAGACCTTCCAATTAAGCCTACACCTGAAGTAAAGAAAGATCCAAAGAAAGAAGCGCAGAAGAAGAAAGCTGAGGACGAGGAGTTTAGTGAAGAAGACCCTGACAATCCTGCAATAGATCAAAGAGAAGATCCGAAAGAAGATGATAAGAAGAAAGAAGAAGTTCCTCTAGAGCTACTCTCTCCACGTGTTATTGAAATAAGGTTACAATAA
- a CDS encoding prepilin-type N-terminal cleavage/methylation domain-containing protein, which yields MKSNLNRESILKNDTGFTLIEVLVAITILSMLMATMYTIVNDSTESKDQIIAEDRDALQLVTALDRMEQDFAQFYSPLYFSAKYSPKNADQNQQFGDIEKNDSQKQIDPLASYEASERYPAISTSGNIVPKIENESKTELSFLTTANRRILEDSKQSRYAWVKYALRSSTKDDYEKKEGADYELTRAIETENIYKKDFNWENVKEYPLLRGIKSFQFLFWNSKTEKFVDKLDLLSTDKETPRLVKILMVWINSDNNEVKIERTFRPLSPFFDTEKDEKEKENALKGNQKPGTPGAPVDNEEEEL from the coding sequence GTGAAAAGTAACTTAAATAGAGAATCTATTTTAAAAAACGATACAGGCTTCACTCTCATTGAAGTCCTTGTTGCTATTACAATACTCTCAATGCTCATGGCCACAATGTATACGATTGTAAATGATAGTACAGAATCAAAAGACCAAATAATTGCAGAAGATAGAGATGCTCTCCAATTAGTCACAGCTCTTGATCGTATGGAACAAGACTTTGCTCAGTTCTACTCTCCACTCTACTTTAGTGCAAAGTACTCACCTAAGAACGCTGATCAAAATCAACAATTTGGAGATATAGAAAAGAATGATTCCCAAAAGCAAATTGACCCATTAGCAAGCTATGAAGCTTCTGAGAGATATCCTGCGATTAGTACTTCCGGAAATATTGTTCCAAAAATTGAAAATGAATCTAAGACGGAACTCTCCTTTCTAACAACAGCAAATAGAAGAATTTTAGAGGACTCCAAGCAGTCTAGATATGCTTGGGTAAAGTACGCTCTAAGAAGTTCGACTAAAGATGACTATGAAAAAAAAGAAGGCGCTGACTACGAATTAACGAGGGCCATTGAAACTGAGAATATTTATAAGAAAGATTTTAACTGGGAAAATGTTAAAGAATACCCTCTCCTAAGGGGTATTAAGTCTTTTCAATTTCTCTTTTGGAATTCCAAGACTGAAAAATTCGTCGATAAGTTGGACTTACTCTCAACTGATAAAGAAACTCCAAGATTAGTTAAAATTCTCATGGTTTGGATTAATAGCGATAATAATGAAGTAAAGATCGAAAGAACTTTTAGACCTCTATCACCTTTCTTTGACACTGAAAAAGATGAAAAAGAAAAAGAGAATGCCCTAAAAGGTAATCAAAAACCTGGCACTCCTGGAGCTCCCGTTGATAACGAAGAGGAGGAGCTATGA
- a CDS encoding prepilin-type N-terminal cleavage/methylation domain-containing protein: protein MAKELRKIFTNKGFTLVEVMISLAIFAVFASAYLTAQGFNITDSRVMREELDLKRFAEMKVNELIVTPPELKDSLTLTKEAGKFEEDENFTFSIEYKKFLVPDLNKITGADAEAQDPNEAKIFENIKKNLEKIIWQVEVTVKNETSERTYSVSTWLYNQQAQVMFEQM from the coding sequence ATGGCAAAAGAACTAAGAAAAATATTCACCAATAAAGGATTTACTCTTGTTGAAGTGATGATCTCTCTAGCAATATTTGCTGTCTTTGCGTCTGCTTATCTTACTGCCCAAGGATTTAATATTACCGACAGTAGAGTGATGCGAGAAGAGCTTGATCTCAAACGATTTGCTGAAATGAAAGTGAATGAATTAATTGTCACTCCCCCAGAATTAAAAGACTCCCTTACTCTAACTAAAGAAGCTGGAAAATTTGAAGAAGATGAAAATTTTACTTTTTCAATTGAGTATAAGAAGTTCTTAGTTCCTGATTTAAATAAAATAACGGGTGCCGATGCTGAGGCGCAAGACCCTAACGAAGCAAAGATCTTTGAAAATATAAAAAAGAATTTAGAAAAAATAATCTGGCAAGTTGAAGTTACAGTAAAGAATGAAACAAGTGAGAGAACTTACTCTGTTAGTACTTGGCTCTATAATCAACAGGCCCAAGTAATGTTTGAGCAAATGTGA